In one window of Dokdonia sp. PRO95 DNA:
- a CDS encoding DUF4254 domain-containing protein, with product MFTEKANAIFKEAIDTYHLVNTVDQPFTNKYDKNEDLLGHLLYRKCWIDTVQWHYEDIIRDPQIDPVAALTLKRKIDASNQDRTDMVEYIDSYFLEKYNSVEVKEGATINTESPAWGVDRLSILALKVYHMEEEATRTDASDAHRAACKTKLDILLEQRVDLSTAIDTLLEDISKGDKYMKVYKQMKMYNDDELNPVLRNIKK from the coding sequence ATGTTTACAGAAAAGGCAAACGCCATTTTTAAAGAAGCAATCGATACCTATCATTTAGTAAATACGGTAGACCAACCTTTTACTAATAAGTATGATAAAAATGAAGATTTATTGGGTCATCTGTTGTACAGAAAATGCTGGATAGATACGGTACAGTGGCACTATGAAGACATCATTCGTGATCCGCAGATTGATCCAGTTGCAGCCTTGACTCTAAAACGTAAGATTGATGCGTCTAACCAAGATCGTACGGATATGGTAGAATATATAGACAGCTATTTTCTTGAAAAATATAACAGCGTTGAGGTTAAAGAAGGCGCTACAATTAATACAGAAAGTCCGGCTTGGGGAGTAGATCGTTTATCCATCCTAGCACTCAAAGTATACCATATGGAAGAGGAAGCAACTCGTACAGATGCTAGTGATGCACACCGAGCTGCTTGTAAAACTAAACTTGACATATTACTTGAGCAACGCGTAGACCTTTCGACAGCGATAGATACCTTACTTGAAGATATCTCAAAAGGTGACAAGTACATGAAAGTCTATAAACAGATGAAAATGTATAATGATGATGAGCTCAACCCTGTACTGCGCAACATCAAAAAATAA
- a CDS encoding glycosyltransferase family 9 protein — protein MTQQKHMLIIRLSAMGDVAMTVPVVYAFAKANPEIKISFLSKPFFRPIVEAMPNVSFIAAEVNTIHKGVSGMWKLSRQLKKLGITHVADMHNVIRSKMLRKFLNLPSVSLDKGRPDKKALTRSTDKVFKALKTTIARYQDVIEGLDGHHFIPEPLPKPNKQDEVIEFTAGCHKKWIGIAPFAAHLGKQYPLDLMEQVIRELDGKKDYNLFLFGAPDEEEILRDLSQGCMMTKVVAGKLKFKEEINFISQLDLMLAMDSGNAHLAAMYGIPTVTLWGVTHPYAGFAPYNQEANCLLSDRKKYPQIPTSIYGNVVPEGYEDVMRTILPADIVENVTTII, from the coding sequence ATGACTCAACAAAAACACATGCTCATCATTCGTCTCTCTGCAATGGGAGACGTTGCGATGACGGTGCCTGTGGTGTACGCTTTCGCGAAAGCGAACCCAGAAATAAAAATATCCTTCCTTTCAAAACCTTTTTTTAGGCCTATTGTAGAAGCAATGCCTAATGTATCCTTTATCGCTGCCGAAGTCAATACCATACATAAAGGGGTGAGCGGTATGTGGAAATTATCGCGCCAACTTAAAAAGTTAGGAATTACACATGTAGCAGATATGCACAATGTAATTCGGTCAAAAATGCTGCGTAAGTTTCTTAATCTTCCCAGCGTTTCCTTAGATAAAGGTAGACCAGATAAAAAGGCACTCACTAGAAGCACAGATAAAGTTTTTAAAGCTCTCAAGACCACAATAGCAAGATATCAAGATGTTATTGAAGGGTTAGACGGACATCATTTTATACCAGAACCACTCCCTAAACCTAACAAACAAGATGAGGTTATAGAGTTTACTGCTGGTTGTCATAAAAAGTGGATTGGTATAGCACCTTTTGCTGCACACCTAGGGAAGCAATATCCACTAGACTTGATGGAACAAGTCATTAGAGAGTTAGATGGTAAAAAGGATTACAATTTATTTCTTTTTGGAGCACCAGATGAGGAGGAGATACTAAGGGATCTTTCACAAGGTTGCATGATGACAAAAGTAGTTGCCGGAAAACTCAAATTTAAAGAAGAAATTAATTTTATAAGTCAGCTAGATCTTATGCTCGCTATGGATAGCGGTAATGCGCACCTAGCAGCAATGTATGGGATTCCTACGGTGACATTGTGGGGAGTAACACACCCATACGCAGGATTTGCACCATATAACCAAGAAGCAAATTGCTTACTTTCAGATAGAAAAAAGTATCCACAAATACCTACCTCTATTTACGGAAACGTAGTTCCTGAAGGCTATGAGGATGTGATGAGGACTATCTTACCTGCTGATATTGTTGAGAACGTGACAACTATAATCTAG